One Orrella dioscoreae genomic window carries:
- the phaR gene encoding polyhydroxyalkanoate synthesis repressor PhaR, whose product MTQSQAGDGTRLIKKYPNRRLYDTQTSTYITLADVKLLVLDNEVFKVVDAKTSEDLTRSILLQIILEEESGGLPMFSSTMLAQIIRFYGHAMQGIMGSYLEKNLQAFMEIQERVTEQSKGLYGNQFGPEAWTQFMNTQTPMMQNMMNSYIEQSKNLFVQMQDQMQDQTRSMFSNFPFPPGQGGGRSK is encoded by the coding sequence ATGACACAAAGCCAAGCTGGCGACGGCACGCGCCTGATAAAAAAATATCCCAATCGCCGGCTGTATGACACGCAGACCAGCACCTACATCACCTTGGCGGACGTCAAGCTGCTGGTGCTGGACAACGAGGTCTTCAAGGTGGTGGACGCCAAGACGTCCGAGGACCTGACGCGCAGCATCCTGCTGCAGATCATCCTGGAGGAAGAGAGCGGCGGCCTGCCGATGTTCTCCTCCACCATGCTGGCCCAGATCATCCGGTTCTATGGCCATGCCATGCAGGGCATCATGGGTTCCTATCTTGAAAAGAACCTGCAGGCCTTCATGGAGATCCAGGAGCGCGTCACCGAACAGTCCAAGGGCCTCTACGGCAACCAGTTCGGCCCGGAGGCGTGGACCCAGTTCATGAACACGCAGACGCCGATGATGCAGAACATGATGAACAGCTACATCGAGCAGAGCAAGAACCTCTTCGTGCAGATGCAGGACCAGATGCAGGACCAGACCCGCAGCATGTTCTCCAACTTCCCGTTCCCGCCCGGGCAGGGCGGCGGCCGGAGCAAGTAA
- a CDS encoding 3-ketoacyl-ACP reductase: MSGKLAYVTGGMGGIGTTICQRLAKEGHRVVAGCGPSRNFKQWLDEQSALGYEFHASVGNVSDWDSTKEAFEKIRREHGEIDVLVNNAGITRDGVFRKMTLDDWRVVMDTNLNSLFNVTKQVIDGMVDRQWGRIINISSVNGQKGQFGQTNYSTAKAGIHGFTMALAQEVASKGVTVNTVSPGYIGTDMVRAIRPDVLEKIVNTIPVKRLGTPEEIASMVAWLASDDAGFATGADFSLNGGLHMG, from the coding sequence ATGAGTGGCAAACTGGCATATGTAACCGGCGGCATGGGCGGGATCGGCACCACGATCTGCCAGCGGCTGGCCAAGGAAGGTCATCGGGTGGTCGCGGGTTGCGGCCCCAGCCGCAACTTCAAGCAATGGCTCGACGAGCAGTCGGCGCTGGGCTACGAGTTCCATGCCTCGGTGGGCAATGTGTCCGACTGGGACTCCACCAAGGAAGCCTTCGAGAAGATCCGTCGCGAGCACGGCGAGATCGACGTGCTGGTCAACAACGCCGGCATCACCCGCGACGGCGTGTTCCGCAAGATGACGCTGGACGACTGGCGCGTCGTCATGGACACCAACCTGAATTCGCTGTTCAACGTCACCAAGCAGGTCATCGACGGCATGGTCGACCGCCAATGGGGACGCATCATCAACATCAGCTCGGTCAACGGCCAGAAGGGCCAGTTCGGGCAGACCAACTATTCGACGGCCAAGGCCGGCATCCATGGCTTCACCATGGCGCTGGCGCAAGAGGTCGCGAGCAAGGGAGTGACGGTCAACACCGTCTCGCCGGGCTATATCGGCACCGACATGGTGCGTGCGATCCGTCCCGACGTGCTGGAGAAGATCGTCAACACGATACCGGTCAAGCGGCTGGGCACCCCGGAGGAAATCGCCTCCATGGTGGCCTGGCTTGCCTCTGACGACGCGGGCTTCGCCACGGGGGCGGATTTCTCGCTCAACGGCGGCCTGCACATGGGATGA
- the phaC gene encoding class I poly(R)-hydroxyalkanoic acid synthase translates to MKAQNPPAWPLPVSVAPDALSGIQADFSQEWRRVVDAAGKGELTPLSDRRFGSAAWAGSPQHLLMAHLYLLSARALSRMVDAVDATEPLRERLRFSVMQWVDAMAPSNFLAFNPDAQQKLVESSGEVLRNGIDNLMRDLKRGRIQQSDETRFEVGVNVAVTPGGVVYENDLLQLIQYTPATSTVHARPLLIVPPCINKFYILDLQPENSFVRHAVEAGHTVFLVSWRNPLASDTDGIDQATWDDYIERGVLQAIAVVRDISAQDQINTLGFCVGGTMLGAALALAAARGEQPSASLTLLTTMLDFRETGILDVFVDENHAALRDQQLGAGGLMSALELANTFAFLRPNELVWNYVVGNYLKGETPPPFDLLYWNADSTNLPGPFFAWYFRNTYLENNLKVPGRVKTCGVPLDLTQLDMPAYLFGSREDHIVPWISAYATTALLRGQARFVLGAAGHVAGVINPPAKNKRSYWARDSDARLPGDPHAWLAGAQEHAGSWWPDWADWLSGHAGPKVKKKARLGNARYPVIEPAPGRYVRVRAV, encoded by the coding sequence GTGAAAGCCCAGAATCCTCCCGCCTGGCCCTTGCCGGTCAGCGTCGCCCCCGATGCGCTCTCGGGCATCCAGGCAGACTTCTCCCAGGAATGGCGCCGCGTGGTCGATGCCGCGGGCAAGGGCGAGCTGACGCCGCTGTCCGACCGCCGCTTCGGCTCCGCCGCCTGGGCCGGCAGCCCGCAACACCTGCTGATGGCCCACCTGTATCTGCTGTCGGCGCGCGCCCTGTCGCGCATGGTCGACGCGGTCGATGCCACCGAGCCGCTGCGCGAGCGGCTGCGTTTCTCGGTCATGCAGTGGGTCGACGCCATGGCGCCTTCCAACTTCCTGGCCTTCAATCCCGACGCCCAGCAGAAGCTCGTCGAGTCCAGCGGCGAGGTCCTGCGCAACGGCATCGACAACCTGATGCGCGACCTGAAGCGCGGGCGCATCCAGCAATCCGACGAGACGCGTTTCGAGGTGGGGGTGAACGTCGCCGTCACGCCTGGCGGCGTGGTCTACGAGAACGACCTGCTGCAGCTCATCCAGTACACGCCCGCCACGTCCACCGTGCATGCGCGCCCGCTGCTGATCGTGCCGCCTTGCATCAACAAGTTCTATATCCTCGACCTGCAGCCCGAGAACTCCTTCGTGCGGCATGCGGTCGAGGCCGGCCACACCGTCTTCCTGGTCTCGTGGCGCAATCCTCTGGCTTCGGACACCGACGGCATCGACCAGGCCACCTGGGACGACTACATCGAGCGCGGCGTCCTGCAGGCCATCGCGGTCGTGCGCGACATCTCGGCCCAGGACCAGATCAACACCCTGGGCTTCTGCGTGGGCGGCACCATGCTGGGCGCCGCGCTGGCGCTGGCCGCCGCGCGGGGCGAACAGCCCTCGGCTTCGCTGACCTTGCTCACCACCATGCTCGATTTCCGCGAAACCGGCATCCTGGATGTCTTCGTGGACGAGAACCATGCCGCGCTGCGCGACCAGCAACTGGGCGCGGGCGGCCTGATGTCGGCCCTGGAGCTGGCCAACACCTTCGCCTTCCTGCGTCCCAACGAGCTGGTCTGGAACTACGTGGTCGGCAACTACCTGAAGGGCGAGACGCCGCCGCCCTTCGACCTGCTGTACTGGAATGCGGACAGCACCAACCTGCCGGGCCCGTTCTTCGCCTGGTACTTCCGCAACACCTACCTGGAAAACAACCTGAAGGTGCCTGGCCGCGTGAAGACCTGCGGCGTGCCGCTGGACCTGACGCAGCTCGACATGCCGGCCTATCTGTTCGGGTCCCGCGAGGACCACATCGTGCCCTGGATCTCGGCCTATGCCACCACGGCGCTGCTGCGCGGCCAGGCCCGCTTCGTGCTGGGCGCCGCGGGGCACGTCGCCGGCGTCATCAACCCGCCGGCCAAGAACAAGCGCAGCTATTGGGCGCGTGACAGCGACGCGCGCCTGCCCGGCGACCCCCACGCCTGGCTGGCCGGCGCGCAGGAACATGCGGGCAGCTGGTGGCCGGATTGGGCCGACTGGCTGTCGGGGCACGCGGGCCCCAAGGTCAAGAAAAAAGCACGGCTGGGCAATGCGCGCTATCCGGTGATCGAACCGGCGCCCGGCCGTTATGTGCGTGTGCGCGCCGTATGA
- the pgeF gene encoding peptidoglycan editing factor PgeF: MAAVNEQAEALAALAVIEGPAWPGVRSFCTTRAGGVGTGPYASLNLGLKAGDDAQVVHENRRRLRLALPDDPLWLAQVHGTRVLDADAPIDSNEADASVTARPGRVLAAMAADCLPVVITDTRSRVLGVAHAGWRGLAGGVLEATLAALRERAPDARGWRAWVGPGIGPTAFEVGEEVREAFVASDPEAGLAFFPHDTDASKWWADLFALAQRRLARAGVEEIVVSGRCTASEPETFFSHRRDQGVTGRQAVFAWLAPQA; the protein is encoded by the coding sequence ATGGCAGCCGTGAACGAGCAGGCGGAAGCCTTGGCCGCGCTGGCGGTCATCGAAGGACCGGCCTGGCCGGGCGTCCGCAGTTTCTGTACCACCCGCGCGGGCGGCGTGGGCACCGGCCCCTACGCGAGCCTGAACCTGGGCCTGAAGGCGGGAGACGATGCGCAGGTCGTGCACGAGAACCGTCGCCGTCTGCGCCTGGCACTGCCGGACGATCCGCTCTGGCTGGCGCAGGTGCATGGCACGCGCGTGCTGGATGCCGATGCGCCCATCGATTCCAACGAGGCCGACGCCAGCGTCACGGCGCGGCCTGGCCGGGTGCTGGCCGCGATGGCGGCCGACTGCCTGCCCGTCGTGATCACCGATACGCGGTCGCGCGTGCTGGGCGTGGCCCATGCCGGTTGGCGCGGCCTGGCGGGAGGCGTGCTGGAAGCCACGCTGGCCGCCTTGCGCGAGCGCGCGCCCGATGCGCGGGGCTGGCGCGCCTGGGTGGGGCCCGGTATCGGCCCCACGGCCTTCGAGGTCGGCGAGGAGGTGCGCGAGGCATTCGTCGCGTCCGACCCAGAAGCCGGGCTGGCCTTCTTTCCCCACGACACGGATGCCAGCAAGTGGTGGGCCGACCTGTTCGCCCTGGCGCAACGCCGCCTGGCGCGCGCGGGTGTCGAGGAGATCGTGGTCAGCGGCCGTTGCACGGCCAGCGAACCGGAGACCTTCTTCTCGCATCGCCGCGACCAGGGCGTGACGGGCCGCCAGGCGGTCTTCGCCTGGCTGGCGCCGCAGGCCTGA
- a CDS encoding RluA family pseudouridine synthase codes for MHHLADPDTTGSDDEPQVFSVPAGTRADRLDKILAGLLPAHSRNRLQGWIEGGHVLVDGKPGKVRQPVGPGSVLTVWAQSAPEEAAFAPEPVAFDVLADSPDWIVVNKPAGLVTHPGAGNWHGTLLNGLLHRYPELAQVARAGIVHRLDKDTSGLLVVARHERAQTHLVRQLQARTMGRRYLALAHGWAGDGTVDRAIGRDAKVPVRMSVERPVAAKPAVTHYTRLRIGDADGARVSEVECRLETGRTHQIRVHLASLGHPLLADTLYGGKLLADAARQMLHARALRFDDPGGAGECAFEADPPPDMQHVRETITWQP; via the coding sequence ATGCACCACCTAGCCGACCCTGACACCACGGGTTCCGACGACGAACCGCAGGTGTTCAGCGTGCCTGCCGGCACCAGGGCAGACCGCCTAGACAAGATCCTCGCCGGCCTGCTGCCGGCGCATTCCCGCAATCGCCTGCAGGGCTGGATCGAGGGCGGCCACGTGCTGGTCGACGGCAAACCGGGCAAGGTGCGCCAGCCTGTCGGACCGGGCAGCGTCCTGACCGTCTGGGCGCAGTCGGCCCCGGAAGAGGCCGCCTTCGCGCCCGAGCCGGTCGCGTTCGACGTGCTGGCAGACAGCCCCGACTGGATCGTGGTGAACAAGCCCGCGGGCCTGGTGACGCATCCCGGCGCGGGCAACTGGCATGGCACGCTGCTCAACGGCCTGCTGCACCGCTATCCCGAACTGGCTCAGGTTGCCCGGGCGGGCATCGTGCACCGGCTGGACAAGGACACCTCGGGCCTGCTGGTGGTGGCGCGCCATGAGCGCGCCCAGACGCACCTGGTGCGCCAACTGCAGGCGCGCACGATGGGCCGGCGCTATCTGGCCCTGGCCCATGGCTGGGCGGGCGATGGCACGGTCGACCGTGCCATCGGTCGCGACGCCAAGGTGCCCGTGCGCATGAGCGTGGAGCGTCCCGTCGCCGCCAAGCCCGCCGTCACGCACTACACCCGCCTGCGCATCGGCGATGCCGACGGCGCCCGGGTGTCCGAAGTCGAGTGTCGCCTGGAAACCGGCCGTACCCACCAGATCCGCGTGCACCTGGCCAGCCTGGGACACCCGCTGCTGGCCGACACGCTCTATGGCGGCAAGCTGCTGGCCGACGCGGCAAGGCAGATGCTGCATGCGCGCGCGCTGCGCTTCGACGATCCGGGCGGCGCGGGCGAATGCGCGTTCGAGGCGGATCCGCCGCCAGACATGCAACACGTGAGGGAGACGATCACATGGCAGCCGTGA
- a CDS encoding outer membrane protein assembly factor BamD — protein MLLSLMLAACGTKNAEYDETANWTAERLYQDAKAEIASGNWNQARTRLTAVEARYPFGVYAQQALVDLAYVNWRDNEPEQALATIARFQQQYPNHPGTDYILYLKGLVSFTPPSAFMAGITRQDSAERDPKGLRQSYEAFEELLKRFPDSKYAPDAKERLTWLVNTIAMNEVHVARYYYQRDAYVAAANRAQTVITDFEGAPAAEEALYLLVMSYDKLGMTDLRDDARRVLEANYPNSKFVANGYAAPPAWWNPFGIF, from the coding sequence ATGCTGCTCAGCCTGATGCTGGCTGCCTGCGGCACCAAGAACGCCGAGTACGACGAAACGGCCAACTGGACGGCCGAGCGCCTGTACCAGGATGCCAAGGCCGAAATCGCCTCCGGCAACTGGAACCAGGCCCGCACCCGCCTGACCGCCGTCGAGGCCCGCTATCCGTTCGGCGTCTACGCCCAGCAGGCGCTGGTCGATCTCGCCTACGTCAACTGGCGTGACAACGAGCCCGAACAGGCCCTGGCCACCATCGCCCGTTTCCAGCAGCAATATCCCAACCATCCTGGCACGGACTACATCCTGTACCTGAAAGGTCTGGTCAGCTTCACGCCGCCCAGCGCCTTCATGGCCGGCATCACCCGCCAGGACTCGGCCGAGCGCGACCCCAAGGGCCTGCGCCAGTCGTATGAAGCCTTCGAGGAACTGCTCAAGCGCTTCCCCGACAGCAAGTACGCGCCTGACGCCAAGGAACGCCTGACCTGGCTGGTGAACACCATCGCCATGAACGAGGTGCACGTCGCGCGCTACTACTACCAGCGCGATGCCTACGTCGCCGCGGCCAACCGCGCCCAGACCGTCATCACCGACTTCGAAGGCGCCCCTGCCGCCGAGGAAGCCCTGTACCTGCTGGTCATGTCCTACGACAAGCTCGGCATGACGGACCTGCGCGACGATGCGCGCCGCGTGCTCGAGGCCAACTACCCGAACAGCAAGTTCGTCGCCAATGGCTACGCCGCGCCTCCGGCGTGGTGGAATCCCTTCGGCATCTTCTGA
- a CDS encoding GntR family transcriptional regulator codes for MPPELLTPDTATPAAPSKRTQVAEQLRQAMLSGTLLPGTRLIEREICALTQASRPLVREAILQLEMEGFVYSTPNRGSVVATLTAEEAANIYQVRGVLEGLAARNFIVLASAAERAALREAMDLLRARIEAADVPGQLAAINLFYDRLLAGCGNATLAETLRLMHGRISRLRATSIKSPGRIHQSHQEMLAIVAAIEANDEEAAWRACVRHMEITASVALKVISRMQPQAASGARR; via the coding sequence ATGCCGCCCGAACTCCTCACACCGGACACCGCCACGCCCGCCGCGCCTTCGAAGCGCACGCAGGTGGCCGAGCAATTGCGCCAGGCCATGCTGTCCGGCACGCTGCTGCCGGGCACGCGCCTCATCGAACGCGAAATCTGTGCCCTGACCCAGGCCAGCCGTCCGCTGGTGCGGGAGGCGATCCTGCAGCTGGAGATGGAGGGATTCGTCTACAGCACGCCCAACCGGGGCTCGGTGGTGGCGACGCTGACCGCCGAGGAAGCGGCCAACATCTACCAGGTGCGCGGCGTGCTGGAAGGCCTGGCGGCCAGGAACTTCATCGTGCTGGCGAGCGCCGCCGAGCGCGCGGCGCTGCGCGAAGCCATGGACCTCCTGCGCGCGCGCATCGAGGCGGCGGACGTGCCCGGCCAACTGGCCGCGATCAACCTGTTCTACGACCGCCTGCTGGCGGGCTGTGGCAATGCCACCCTGGCCGAGACGCTGCGGCTCATGCACGGGCGGATTTCACGCCTGCGCGCGACGTCCATCAAGAGCCCCGGGCGCATCCACCAGTCGCACCAGGAGATGCTGGCCATCGTGGCCGCCATCGAGGCGAACGACGAGGAGGCCGCCTGGCGGGCCTGCGTGCGCCACATGGAAATCACCGCGTCGGTCGCGCTGAAGGTGATCAGCCGCATGCAGCCGCAGGCGGCATCGGGCGCGCGCCGCTGA
- a CDS encoding RraA family protein has translation MSNLLSDPAWATLATAEISDALDFLRLPGCALGVHRVAGPAAIVGPAYTVRFAPVDPDRKGTVGDYIDEVPEGAVIVLDNAGLPDCTVWGGILSRLARHKRIAGTVIHGVCRDIAEAEACGYPLYSRGHTMRTGKDRVQVEAVQVPVSLGHVRVCPGDLITADADGVVVVPQARAGDVLRKALATQAAEARILADVLAGSTIADARRRHGYHTLQRGDDA, from the coding sequence ATGTCCAACCTCCTGTCCGACCCCGCCTGGGCCACGCTCGCCACCGCAGAAATCTCCGATGCCCTGGACTTCCTCCGCCTGCCCGGCTGCGCACTGGGCGTGCATCGCGTGGCCGGCCCCGCCGCCATCGTCGGTCCCGCCTACACCGTGCGCTTCGCGCCCGTGGACCCCGACCGCAAAGGCACCGTGGGCGACTACATCGACGAGGTGCCCGAGGGCGCCGTCATCGTGCTGGACAACGCCGGCCTGCCCGACTGCACCGTCTGGGGCGGCATCCTGAGCCGCCTGGCCCGCCACAAGCGCATCGCCGGCACCGTGATCCACGGCGTCTGCCGCGACATCGCCGAGGCCGAGGCCTGCGGCTATCCGCTCTACAGCCGCGGCCACACCATGCGCACCGGCAAGGACCGCGTCCAGGTCGAGGCCGTGCAGGTGCCGGTCAGCCTGGGCCACGTCCGCGTCTGCCCCGGCGACCTGATCACCGCGGATGCCGATGGCGTCGTGGTGGTGCCCCAGGCCCGTGCGGGCGACGTGCTGCGCAAGGCGTTGGCGACCCAGGCCGCCGAGGCGCGCATCCTGGCCGACGTGCTGGCCGGCAGCACCATCGCCGACGCGCGCCGCCGCCACGGCTATCACACGCTTCAGCGCGGCGACGACGCCTGA